In Oncorhynchus clarkii lewisi isolate Uvic-CL-2024 chromosome 2, UVic_Ocla_1.0, whole genome shotgun sequence, one DNA window encodes the following:
- the LOC139364875 gene encoding chondroitin sulfate proteoglycan 5-like isoform X8, which translates to MNGKEARFCTGCWRQMMLSIILVLHLIPLFVHGNTLRANVPELDTTANVTSLPSKVEEAAKVNDVVIEVTGVSASVSPVVTVTQRAGRMPRSKEEQGSGMLGEGVLPAEEEVVAPPRISPDSAETELLLLSNPRGTEEEEDEEEHTDPPWLNARDNVFDLDRHFREGVANLATTTAPPPAAANPSRPDVLTVDFFDPASRGRGLDLAPPSPSSLAHELQGGDPTSWAMPDNYDPFTPYEEGASPTPDEYSYGTTTDTLDGDDDLRLTAEPPSRSRPRAPPGSGSFTPDKRLPSGGAAAAPEGPAAAPPALPVDGSDGAGGCRQGYMKQNGTCRSPCDTLPSYCFNGGQCYLLDGMGVFCRCNVQDYIWHKGSRCESVVTEFQVLCLTIGASALMVLLLFMIIVCFTKKLHVLKTENSKLRKRSSKYRPPSEQHNDNFSLSTIAEGSHPNKTMSRYTWECKTKEEPDSEFHADGRKDGPYPVTMEVTYPHVLPEVTI; encoded by the exons ATGAACGGAAAGGAAGCGAGGTTTTGCACGGGATGCTGGAGGCAAATGATGCTGTCAATCATTCTGGTTCTACACTTGATTCCCCTCTTTGTACATG GGAACACTCTGAGGGCCAATGTCCCTGAGTTGGACACCACAGCCAACGTGACATCCCTGCCCAGTAAGGTCGAGGAAGCGGCCAAAGTGAATGATGTTGTTATCGAGGTGACCGGGGTCAGCGCCTCAGTCAGCCCCGTCGTCACGGTGACCCAGAGGGCCGGCCGCATGCCCCGCTCCAAAGAGGAGCAGGGCAGCGGCATGCTGGGAGAAGGGGTGTTGCCAGccgaggaggaggtggtggcccCGCCCAGGATCAGCCCTGACTCAGCAGAGACAGAGCTCCTTCTGCTTAGCAACCCCCGTGGcacggaggaggaagaggatgaagaggagcaCACCGACCCACCGTGGCTGAACGCCAGAGACAACGTCTTCGACCTGGACCGCCACTTCCGAGAAGGAGTAGCCAATCTGGCCACCACCACTGCCCCTCCCCCTGCCGCCGCTAACCCCTCTCGCCCGGACGTCCTCACCGTGGACTTCTTCGACCCCGCCTCTCGCGGCCGCGGCCTGGACCTAGCCccgccctctccctcctctttggCCCACGAGCTCCAGGGCGGCGACCCCACTTCCTGGGCCATGCCAGACAACTACGACCCCTTCACGCCGTACGAGGAGGGTGCATCGCCCACCCCTGATGAGTACTCCTACGGCACCACTACTGATACCTTGGATGGGGATGACGACTTGAGGCTAACTGCCGAGCCTCCATCGCGCTCCAGGCCCAGGGCTCCCCCAGGTTCCGGCTCCTTCACCCCAGACAAGAGGCTGCCCAGTGGGGGTGCTGCTGCTGCACCAGAGGGCCCTGCAGCAGCCCCTCCAGCGTTACCCGTGGATGGCTCAGACGGAGCCGGTGGCTGCCGCCAGGGCTACATGAAGCAGAATGGAACCTGCCGCTCCCCCTGCGACACACTGCCCAGCTACTGCTTCAACGGAGGCCAGTGCTACCTACTGGATGGAATGGGGGTCTTCTGCAG GTGTAATGTCCAGGACTACATCTGGCACAAGGGTTCCCGCTGTGagtcggtggtgacagagttccAGGTGCTGTGTTTGACCATCGGGGCGTCGGCCCTCATGGTGCTGCTGCTCTTCATGATCATCGTCTGCTTCACCAAGAAGCTCCACGTGCTCAAGACCGAGAACAGCAAGCTGCGCAAACGCAG cAGTAAGTACCGGCCTCCATCGGAGCAGCACAATGATAATTTCTCCCTGTCCACCATCGCTGAGGGCTCCCACCCAAAT aaaaccATGAGCAGATACACCTGGGAGTGTAAGACCAAAGAGGAGCCCGACAGTGAG TTTCACGCTGACGGAAGGAAAGATGGCCCCTATCCTGTAACCATGGAAGTGACGTATCCCCACGTCCTGCCCGAAGTTACTATCTAG
- the LOC139364875 gene encoding chondroitin sulfate proteoglycan 5-like isoform X7, whose amino-acid sequence MNGKEARFCTGCWRQMMLSIILVLHLIPLFVHGNTLRANVPELDTTANVTSLPSKVEEAAKVNDVVIEVTGVSASVSPVVTVTQRAGRMPRSKEEQGSGMLGEGVLPAEEEVVAPPRISPDSAETELLLLSNPRGTEEEEDEEEHTDPPWLNARDNVFDLDRHFREGVANLATTTAPPPAAANPSRPDVLTVDFFDPASRGRGLDLAPPSPSSLAHELQGGDPTSWAMPDNYDPFTPYEEGASPTPDEYSYGTTTDTLDGDDDLRLTAEPPSRSRPRAPPGSGSFTPDKRLPSGGAAAAPEGPAAAPPALPVDGSDGAGGCRQGYMKQNGTCRSPCDTLPSYCFNGGQCYLLDGMGVFCRCNVQDYIWHKGSRCESVVTEFQVLCLTIGASALMVLLLFMIIVCFTKKLHVLKTENSKLRKRSKYRPPSEQHNDNFSLSTIAEGSHPNDDPNAQNKLEDPVKAPVPKEDDSLNIHNSLTPKHENHKVLGEENSSEVNSLQNNMM is encoded by the exons ATGAACGGAAAGGAAGCGAGGTTTTGCACGGGATGCTGGAGGCAAATGATGCTGTCAATCATTCTGGTTCTACACTTGATTCCCCTCTTTGTACATG GGAACACTCTGAGGGCCAATGTCCCTGAGTTGGACACCACAGCCAACGTGACATCCCTGCCCAGTAAGGTCGAGGAAGCGGCCAAAGTGAATGATGTTGTTATCGAGGTGACCGGGGTCAGCGCCTCAGTCAGCCCCGTCGTCACGGTGACCCAGAGGGCCGGCCGCATGCCCCGCTCCAAAGAGGAGCAGGGCAGCGGCATGCTGGGAGAAGGGGTGTTGCCAGccgaggaggaggtggtggcccCGCCCAGGATCAGCCCTGACTCAGCAGAGACAGAGCTCCTTCTGCTTAGCAACCCCCGTGGcacggaggaggaagaggatgaagaggagcaCACCGACCCACCGTGGCTGAACGCCAGAGACAACGTCTTCGACCTGGACCGCCACTTCCGAGAAGGAGTAGCCAATCTGGCCACCACCACTGCCCCTCCCCCTGCCGCCGCTAACCCCTCTCGCCCGGACGTCCTCACCGTGGACTTCTTCGACCCCGCCTCTCGCGGCCGCGGCCTGGACCTAGCCccgccctctccctcctctttggCCCACGAGCTCCAGGGCGGCGACCCCACTTCCTGGGCCATGCCAGACAACTACGACCCCTTCACGCCGTACGAGGAGGGTGCATCGCCCACCCCTGATGAGTACTCCTACGGCACCACTACTGATACCTTGGATGGGGATGACGACTTGAGGCTAACTGCCGAGCCTCCATCGCGCTCCAGGCCCAGGGCTCCCCCAGGTTCCGGCTCCTTCACCCCAGACAAGAGGCTGCCCAGTGGGGGTGCTGCTGCTGCACCAGAGGGCCCTGCAGCAGCCCCTCCAGCGTTACCCGTGGATGGCTCAGACGGAGCCGGTGGCTGCCGCCAGGGCTACATGAAGCAGAATGGAACCTGCCGCTCCCCCTGCGACACACTGCCCAGCTACTGCTTCAACGGAGGCCAGTGCTACCTACTGGATGGAATGGGGGTCTTCTGCAG GTGTAATGTCCAGGACTACATCTGGCACAAGGGTTCCCGCTGTGagtcggtggtgacagagttccAGGTGCTGTGTTTGACCATCGGGGCGTCGGCCCTCATGGTGCTGCTGCTCTTCATGATCATCGTCTGCTTCACCAAGAAGCTCCACGTGCTCAAGACCGAGAACAGCAAGCTGCGCAAACGCAG TAAGTACCGGCCTCCATCGGAGCAGCACAATGATAATTTCTCCCTGTCCACCATCGCTGAGGGCTCCCACCCAAAT GATGATCCTAATGCCCAGAACAAGCTGGAGGACCCCGTGAAGGCCCCGGTGCCCAAGGAGGATGACTCCCTGAACATCCACAACTCCCTGACCCCCAAACACGAGAACCACAAGGTACTGGGCGAGGAGAACTCCTCTGAGGTAAACTCACTGCAGAACAACATGATGTAG
- the LOC139364875 gene encoding chondroitin sulfate proteoglycan 5-like isoform X5, producing MNGKEARFCTGCWRQMMLSIILVLHLIPLFVHGNTLRANVPELDTTANVTSLPSKVEEAAKVNDVVIEVTGVSASVSPVVTVTQRAGRMPRSKEEQGSGMLGEGVLPAEEEVVAPPRISPDSAETELLLLSNPRGTEEEEDEEEHTDPPWLNARDNVFDLDRHFREGVANLATTTAPPPAAANPSRPDVLTVDFFDPASRGRGLDLAPPSPSSLAHELQGGDPTSWAMPDNYDPFTPYEEGASPTPDEYSYGTTTDTLDGDDDLRLTAEPPSRSRPRAPPGSGSFTPDKRLPSGGAAAAPEGPAAAPPALPVDGSDGAGGCRQGYMKQNGTCRSPCDTLPSYCFNGGQCYLLDGMGVFCRCNVQDYIWHKGSRCESVVTEFQVLCLTIGASALMVLLLFMIIVCFTKKLHVLKTENSKLRKRSKYRPPSEQHNDNFSLSTIAEGSHPNKTMSRYTWECKTKEEPDSEDDPNAQNKLEDPVKAPVPKEDDSLNIHNSLTPKHENHKVLGEENSSEVNSLQNNMM from the exons ATGAACGGAAAGGAAGCGAGGTTTTGCACGGGATGCTGGAGGCAAATGATGCTGTCAATCATTCTGGTTCTACACTTGATTCCCCTCTTTGTACATG GGAACACTCTGAGGGCCAATGTCCCTGAGTTGGACACCACAGCCAACGTGACATCCCTGCCCAGTAAGGTCGAGGAAGCGGCCAAAGTGAATGATGTTGTTATCGAGGTGACCGGGGTCAGCGCCTCAGTCAGCCCCGTCGTCACGGTGACCCAGAGGGCCGGCCGCATGCCCCGCTCCAAAGAGGAGCAGGGCAGCGGCATGCTGGGAGAAGGGGTGTTGCCAGccgaggaggaggtggtggcccCGCCCAGGATCAGCCCTGACTCAGCAGAGACAGAGCTCCTTCTGCTTAGCAACCCCCGTGGcacggaggaggaagaggatgaagaggagcaCACCGACCCACCGTGGCTGAACGCCAGAGACAACGTCTTCGACCTGGACCGCCACTTCCGAGAAGGAGTAGCCAATCTGGCCACCACCACTGCCCCTCCCCCTGCCGCCGCTAACCCCTCTCGCCCGGACGTCCTCACCGTGGACTTCTTCGACCCCGCCTCTCGCGGCCGCGGCCTGGACCTAGCCccgccctctccctcctctttggCCCACGAGCTCCAGGGCGGCGACCCCACTTCCTGGGCCATGCCAGACAACTACGACCCCTTCACGCCGTACGAGGAGGGTGCATCGCCCACCCCTGATGAGTACTCCTACGGCACCACTACTGATACCTTGGATGGGGATGACGACTTGAGGCTAACTGCCGAGCCTCCATCGCGCTCCAGGCCCAGGGCTCCCCCAGGTTCCGGCTCCTTCACCCCAGACAAGAGGCTGCCCAGTGGGGGTGCTGCTGCTGCACCAGAGGGCCCTGCAGCAGCCCCTCCAGCGTTACCCGTGGATGGCTCAGACGGAGCCGGTGGCTGCCGCCAGGGCTACATGAAGCAGAATGGAACCTGCCGCTCCCCCTGCGACACACTGCCCAGCTACTGCTTCAACGGAGGCCAGTGCTACCTACTGGATGGAATGGGGGTCTTCTGCAG GTGTAATGTCCAGGACTACATCTGGCACAAGGGTTCCCGCTGTGagtcggtggtgacagagttccAGGTGCTGTGTTTGACCATCGGGGCGTCGGCCCTCATGGTGCTGCTGCTCTTCATGATCATCGTCTGCTTCACCAAGAAGCTCCACGTGCTCAAGACCGAGAACAGCAAGCTGCGCAAACGCAG TAAGTACCGGCCTCCATCGGAGCAGCACAATGATAATTTCTCCCTGTCCACCATCGCTGAGGGCTCCCACCCAAAT aaaaccATGAGCAGATACACCTGGGAGTGTAAGACCAAAGAGGAGCCCGACAGTGAG GATGATCCTAATGCCCAGAACAAGCTGGAGGACCCCGTGAAGGCCCCGGTGCCCAAGGAGGATGACTCCCTGAACATCCACAACTCCCTGACCCCCAAACACGAGAACCACAAGGTACTGGGCGAGGAGAACTCCTCTGAGGTAAACTCACTGCAGAACAACATGATGTAG
- the LOC139364875 gene encoding chondroitin sulfate proteoglycan 5-like isoform X6, translating to MNGKEARFCTGCWRQMMLSIILVLHLIPLFVHGNTLRANVPELDTTANVTSLPSKVEEAAKVNDVVIEVTGVSASVSPVVTVTQRAGRMPRSKEEQGSGMLGEGVLPAEEEVVAPPRISPDSAETELLLLSNPRGTEEEEDEEEHTDPPWLNARDNVFDLDRHFREGVANLATTTAPPPAAANPSRPDVLTVDFFDPASRGRGLDLAPPSPSSLAHELQGGDPTSWAMPDNYDPFTPYEEGASPTPDEYSYGTTTDTLDGDDDLRLTAEPPSRSRPRAPPGSGSFTPDKRLPSGGAAAAPEGPAAAPPALPVDGSDGAGGCRQGYMKQNGTCRSPCDTLPSYCFNGGQCYLLDGMGVFCRCNVQDYIWHKGSRCESVVTEFQVLCLTIGASALMVLLLFMIIVCFTKKLHVLKTENSKLRKRSSKYRPPSEQHNDNFSLSTIAEGSHPNDDPNAQNKLEDPVKAPVPKEDDSLNIHNSLTPKHENHKVLGEENSSEVNSLQNNMM from the exons ATGAACGGAAAGGAAGCGAGGTTTTGCACGGGATGCTGGAGGCAAATGATGCTGTCAATCATTCTGGTTCTACACTTGATTCCCCTCTTTGTACATG GGAACACTCTGAGGGCCAATGTCCCTGAGTTGGACACCACAGCCAACGTGACATCCCTGCCCAGTAAGGTCGAGGAAGCGGCCAAAGTGAATGATGTTGTTATCGAGGTGACCGGGGTCAGCGCCTCAGTCAGCCCCGTCGTCACGGTGACCCAGAGGGCCGGCCGCATGCCCCGCTCCAAAGAGGAGCAGGGCAGCGGCATGCTGGGAGAAGGGGTGTTGCCAGccgaggaggaggtggtggcccCGCCCAGGATCAGCCCTGACTCAGCAGAGACAGAGCTCCTTCTGCTTAGCAACCCCCGTGGcacggaggaggaagaggatgaagaggagcaCACCGACCCACCGTGGCTGAACGCCAGAGACAACGTCTTCGACCTGGACCGCCACTTCCGAGAAGGAGTAGCCAATCTGGCCACCACCACTGCCCCTCCCCCTGCCGCCGCTAACCCCTCTCGCCCGGACGTCCTCACCGTGGACTTCTTCGACCCCGCCTCTCGCGGCCGCGGCCTGGACCTAGCCccgccctctccctcctctttggCCCACGAGCTCCAGGGCGGCGACCCCACTTCCTGGGCCATGCCAGACAACTACGACCCCTTCACGCCGTACGAGGAGGGTGCATCGCCCACCCCTGATGAGTACTCCTACGGCACCACTACTGATACCTTGGATGGGGATGACGACTTGAGGCTAACTGCCGAGCCTCCATCGCGCTCCAGGCCCAGGGCTCCCCCAGGTTCCGGCTCCTTCACCCCAGACAAGAGGCTGCCCAGTGGGGGTGCTGCTGCTGCACCAGAGGGCCCTGCAGCAGCCCCTCCAGCGTTACCCGTGGATGGCTCAGACGGAGCCGGTGGCTGCCGCCAGGGCTACATGAAGCAGAATGGAACCTGCCGCTCCCCCTGCGACACACTGCCCAGCTACTGCTTCAACGGAGGCCAGTGCTACCTACTGGATGGAATGGGGGTCTTCTGCAG GTGTAATGTCCAGGACTACATCTGGCACAAGGGTTCCCGCTGTGagtcggtggtgacagagttccAGGTGCTGTGTTTGACCATCGGGGCGTCGGCCCTCATGGTGCTGCTGCTCTTCATGATCATCGTCTGCTTCACCAAGAAGCTCCACGTGCTCAAGACCGAGAACAGCAAGCTGCGCAAACGCAG cAGTAAGTACCGGCCTCCATCGGAGCAGCACAATGATAATTTCTCCCTGTCCACCATCGCTGAGGGCTCCCACCCAAAT GATGATCCTAATGCCCAGAACAAGCTGGAGGACCCCGTGAAGGCCCCGGTGCCCAAGGAGGATGACTCCCTGAACATCCACAACTCCCTGACCCCCAAACACGAGAACCACAAGGTACTGGGCGAGGAGAACTCCTCTGAGGTAAACTCACTGCAGAACAACATGATGTAG
- the LOC139364875 gene encoding chondroitin sulfate proteoglycan 5-like isoform X1, producing the protein MNGKEARFCTGCWRQMMLSIILVLHLIPLFVHGNTLRANVPELDTTANVTSLPSKVEEAAKVNDVVIEVTGVSASVSPVVTVTQRAGRMPRSKEEQGSGMLGEGVLPAEEEVVAPPRISPDSAETELLLLSNPRGTEEEEDEEEHTDPPWLNARDNVFDLDRHFREGVANLATTTAPPPAAANPSRPDVLTVDFFDPASRGRGLDLAPPSPSSLAHELQGGDPTSWAMPDNYDPFTPYEEGASPTPDEYSYGTTTDTLDGDDDLRLTAEPPSRSRPRAPPGSGSFTPDKRLPSGGAAAAPEGPAAAPPALPVDGSDGAGGCRQGYMKQNGTCRSPCDTLPSYCFNGGQCYLLDGMGVFCRCNVQDYIWHKGSRCESVVTEFQVLCLTIGASALMVLLLFMIIVCFTKKLHVLKTENSKLRKRSSKYRPPSEQHNDNFSLSTIAEGSHPNVRKLCDTPPNVPHARALAYYDNIICQKTMSRYTWECKTKEEPDSEDDPNAQNKLEDPVKAPVPKEDDSLNIHNSLTPKHENHKVLGEENSSEVNSLQNNMM; encoded by the exons ATGAACGGAAAGGAAGCGAGGTTTTGCACGGGATGCTGGAGGCAAATGATGCTGTCAATCATTCTGGTTCTACACTTGATTCCCCTCTTTGTACATG GGAACACTCTGAGGGCCAATGTCCCTGAGTTGGACACCACAGCCAACGTGACATCCCTGCCCAGTAAGGTCGAGGAAGCGGCCAAAGTGAATGATGTTGTTATCGAGGTGACCGGGGTCAGCGCCTCAGTCAGCCCCGTCGTCACGGTGACCCAGAGGGCCGGCCGCATGCCCCGCTCCAAAGAGGAGCAGGGCAGCGGCATGCTGGGAGAAGGGGTGTTGCCAGccgaggaggaggtggtggcccCGCCCAGGATCAGCCCTGACTCAGCAGAGACAGAGCTCCTTCTGCTTAGCAACCCCCGTGGcacggaggaggaagaggatgaagaggagcaCACCGACCCACCGTGGCTGAACGCCAGAGACAACGTCTTCGACCTGGACCGCCACTTCCGAGAAGGAGTAGCCAATCTGGCCACCACCACTGCCCCTCCCCCTGCCGCCGCTAACCCCTCTCGCCCGGACGTCCTCACCGTGGACTTCTTCGACCCCGCCTCTCGCGGCCGCGGCCTGGACCTAGCCccgccctctccctcctctttggCCCACGAGCTCCAGGGCGGCGACCCCACTTCCTGGGCCATGCCAGACAACTACGACCCCTTCACGCCGTACGAGGAGGGTGCATCGCCCACCCCTGATGAGTACTCCTACGGCACCACTACTGATACCTTGGATGGGGATGACGACTTGAGGCTAACTGCCGAGCCTCCATCGCGCTCCAGGCCCAGGGCTCCCCCAGGTTCCGGCTCCTTCACCCCAGACAAGAGGCTGCCCAGTGGGGGTGCTGCTGCTGCACCAGAGGGCCCTGCAGCAGCCCCTCCAGCGTTACCCGTGGATGGCTCAGACGGAGCCGGTGGCTGCCGCCAGGGCTACATGAAGCAGAATGGAACCTGCCGCTCCCCCTGCGACACACTGCCCAGCTACTGCTTCAACGGAGGCCAGTGCTACCTACTGGATGGAATGGGGGTCTTCTGCAG GTGTAATGTCCAGGACTACATCTGGCACAAGGGTTCCCGCTGTGagtcggtggtgacagagttccAGGTGCTGTGTTTGACCATCGGGGCGTCGGCCCTCATGGTGCTGCTGCTCTTCATGATCATCGTCTGCTTCACCAAGAAGCTCCACGTGCTCAAGACCGAGAACAGCAAGCTGCGCAAACGCAG cAGTAAGTACCGGCCTCCATCGGAGCAGCACAATGATAATTTCTCCCTGTCCACCATCGCTGAGGGCTCCCACCCAAATGTAAGGAAACTGTGCGACACCCCTCCTAACGTCCCTCATGCCCGTGCTTTGGCTTACTATGATAACATTATCTGTCAG aaaaccATGAGCAGATACACCTGGGAGTGTAAGACCAAAGAGGAGCCCGACAGTGAG GATGATCCTAATGCCCAGAACAAGCTGGAGGACCCCGTGAAGGCCCCGGTGCCCAAGGAGGATGACTCCCTGAACATCCACAACTCCCTGACCCCCAAACACGAGAACCACAAGGTACTGGGCGAGGAGAACTCCTCTGAGGTAAACTCACTGCAGAACAACATGATGTAG
- the LOC139364875 gene encoding chondroitin sulfate proteoglycan 5-like isoform X2, translated as MNGKEARFCTGCWRQMMLSIILVLHLIPLFVHGNTLRANVPELDTTANVTSLPSKVEEAAKVNDVVIEVTGVSASVSPVVTVTQRAGRMPRSKEEQGSGMLGEGVLPAEEEVVAPPRISPDSAETELLLLSNPRGTEEEEDEEEHTDPPWLNARDNVFDLDRHFREGVANLATTTAPPPAAANPSRPDVLTVDFFDPASRGRGLDLAPPSPSSLAHELQGGDPTSWAMPDNYDPFTPYEEGASPTPDEYSYGTTTDTLDGDDDLRLTAEPPSRSRPRAPPGSGSFTPDKRLPSGGAAAAPEGPAAAPPALPVDGSDGAGGCRQGYMKQNGTCRSPCDTLPSYCFNGGQCYLLDGMGVFCRCNVQDYIWHKGSRCESVVTEFQVLCLTIGASALMVLLLFMIIVCFTKKLHVLKTENSKLRKRSKYRPPSEQHNDNFSLSTIAEGSHPNVRKLCDTPPNVPHARALAYYDNIICQKTMSRYTWECKTKEEPDSEDDPNAQNKLEDPVKAPVPKEDDSLNIHNSLTPKHENHKVLGEENSSEVNSLQNNMM; from the exons ATGAACGGAAAGGAAGCGAGGTTTTGCACGGGATGCTGGAGGCAAATGATGCTGTCAATCATTCTGGTTCTACACTTGATTCCCCTCTTTGTACATG GGAACACTCTGAGGGCCAATGTCCCTGAGTTGGACACCACAGCCAACGTGACATCCCTGCCCAGTAAGGTCGAGGAAGCGGCCAAAGTGAATGATGTTGTTATCGAGGTGACCGGGGTCAGCGCCTCAGTCAGCCCCGTCGTCACGGTGACCCAGAGGGCCGGCCGCATGCCCCGCTCCAAAGAGGAGCAGGGCAGCGGCATGCTGGGAGAAGGGGTGTTGCCAGccgaggaggaggtggtggcccCGCCCAGGATCAGCCCTGACTCAGCAGAGACAGAGCTCCTTCTGCTTAGCAACCCCCGTGGcacggaggaggaagaggatgaagaggagcaCACCGACCCACCGTGGCTGAACGCCAGAGACAACGTCTTCGACCTGGACCGCCACTTCCGAGAAGGAGTAGCCAATCTGGCCACCACCACTGCCCCTCCCCCTGCCGCCGCTAACCCCTCTCGCCCGGACGTCCTCACCGTGGACTTCTTCGACCCCGCCTCTCGCGGCCGCGGCCTGGACCTAGCCccgccctctccctcctctttggCCCACGAGCTCCAGGGCGGCGACCCCACTTCCTGGGCCATGCCAGACAACTACGACCCCTTCACGCCGTACGAGGAGGGTGCATCGCCCACCCCTGATGAGTACTCCTACGGCACCACTACTGATACCTTGGATGGGGATGACGACTTGAGGCTAACTGCCGAGCCTCCATCGCGCTCCAGGCCCAGGGCTCCCCCAGGTTCCGGCTCCTTCACCCCAGACAAGAGGCTGCCCAGTGGGGGTGCTGCTGCTGCACCAGAGGGCCCTGCAGCAGCCCCTCCAGCGTTACCCGTGGATGGCTCAGACGGAGCCGGTGGCTGCCGCCAGGGCTACATGAAGCAGAATGGAACCTGCCGCTCCCCCTGCGACACACTGCCCAGCTACTGCTTCAACGGAGGCCAGTGCTACCTACTGGATGGAATGGGGGTCTTCTGCAG GTGTAATGTCCAGGACTACATCTGGCACAAGGGTTCCCGCTGTGagtcggtggtgacagagttccAGGTGCTGTGTTTGACCATCGGGGCGTCGGCCCTCATGGTGCTGCTGCTCTTCATGATCATCGTCTGCTTCACCAAGAAGCTCCACGTGCTCAAGACCGAGAACAGCAAGCTGCGCAAACGCAG TAAGTACCGGCCTCCATCGGAGCAGCACAATGATAATTTCTCCCTGTCCACCATCGCTGAGGGCTCCCACCCAAATGTAAGGAAACTGTGCGACACCCCTCCTAACGTCCCTCATGCCCGTGCTTTGGCTTACTATGATAACATTATCTGTCAG aaaaccATGAGCAGATACACCTGGGAGTGTAAGACCAAAGAGGAGCCCGACAGTGAG GATGATCCTAATGCCCAGAACAAGCTGGAGGACCCCGTGAAGGCCCCGGTGCCCAAGGAGGATGACTCCCTGAACATCCACAACTCCCTGACCCCCAAACACGAGAACCACAAGGTACTGGGCGAGGAGAACTCCTCTGAGGTAAACTCACTGCAGAACAACATGATGTAG